The following are from one region of the Chanos chanos chromosome 10, fChaCha1.1, whole genome shotgun sequence genome:
- the vdra gene encoding vitamin D3 receptor A, with the protein MEPMAVSTSAQGPDEFDRNAPRICGVCGDKATGFHFNAMTCEGCKGFFRRSMKRKASFTCPFSGSCTITKDNRRHCQACRLKRCVDIGMMKEFILTDEEVQRKKDLIMKRKEEEAAREAQRPRLSEEQTQIINTLVEAHHKTYDDSYSDFTRFRPPVRDGPVTRSASRAASLHSLSDASSDSFNHSPESVDTKLMNLSSLLMMYQEGAGSPDSSEEDNTCLSMLPHLADLVSYSIQKVIGFAKMIPGFRELTAEDQIALLKSSAIEIIMLRSNQSFSLEDMSWSCGGPDFKYCVNDVTKAGHTLELLEPLVKFQVGLKKLNLHEEEHVLLMAICLLSPDRPGVQDHARIEALQDRLSEALQAYIRVNHPGGRLLYAKMIQKLADLRSLNEEHSKQYRSLSFQPEHSMQLTPLVLEVFGSEVS; encoded by the exons ATGGAGCCCATGGCTGTGAGCACCTCTGCGCAGGGCCCGGATGAGTTCGACCGCAACGCGCCGCGGATCTGCGGGGTGTGCGGGGACAAGGCCACCGGATTCCACTTCAACGCCATGACCTGCGAAGGCTGTAAGGGCTTCTTCAG gCGTAGCATGAAACGTAAGGCCAGTTTTACCTGTCCTTTCAGCGGCAGCTGTACCATCACCAAGGATAACCGCCGTCACTGCCAGGCCTGCAGGCTTAAACGATGCGTGGACATCGGGATGATGAAGGAAT TCATCCTGACGGACGAGGAggtgcagagaaagaaagatctgattatgaagaggaaagaagaggaggcGGCGAGGGAGGCGCAGAGACCACGGCTTAGCGAGGAGCAAACCCAGATCATCAACACTCTGGTGGAGGCACACCACAAAACTTACGACGACTCCTACTCTGACTTCACCAGATTCAGA ccaCCAGTGAGAGACGGTCCAGTGACCCGCAGCGCCAGCCGTGCAGCCTCTCTTCACTCCCTGTCTGACGCTTCATCCGACTCTTTCAACCACTCGCCAG AGTCTGTGGACACAAAGCTGATGAACCTGAGCAGTCTGTTGATGATGTACCAGGAGGGGGCAGGCAGTCCAGACTCCAGTGAAGAAGACAACACCTGTCTCTCCATGCTGCCACACCTGGCTGACCTGGTCAGCTACAGCATCCAGAAAGTCATTGGCTTTGCCAAGATGATTCCTGGATTCAG agAGCTAACTGCCGAGGACCAGATAGCCCTGTTGAAGTCGAGCGCTATAGAGATTATTATGCTGCGCTCTAACCAGTCCTTCAGCCTGGAGGACATGTCCTGGAGCTGTGGGGGACCAGACTTCAAGTACTGTGTAAACGATGTCACCAAGG CTGGTCACACTCTGGAGTTGTTAGAGCCGCTGGTGAAGTTTCAAGTTGGGCTGAAGAAACTCAACCTCCATGAAGAGGAACATGTGCTGCTAATGGCCATATGCCTGCTGTCTCCTG ATCGTCCAGGTGTCCAGGACCACGCCCGCATCGAGGCCCTGCAGGACCGCCTTTCGGAGGCGCTACAGGCTTACATCCGTGTCAATCATCCTGGCGGACGCCTCCTCTACGCCAAGATGATCCAGAAGCTGGCGGACCTGCGCAGCCTGAACGAGGAGCACTCCAAGCAGTACCGCTCCCTCTCCTTCCAGCCGGAGCACAGCATGCAGCTCACCCCTCTGGTGCTGGAGGTTTTCGGCAGTGAGGTCTCCTAG